Proteins co-encoded in one Polynucleobacter sp. MG-6-Vaara-E2 genomic window:
- a CDS encoding flagellar biosynthesis anti-sigma factor FlgM: MKINENAPLIPPNAGTAKAVPGSNSAANTTNTALNQTSTPAVARPAVNLDIGLAATLAEAQSSTNATNQVSDELLIKKLRDKVASGQFEIDYNKISQSMLSDVVSAIGQKQSRPQS; the protein is encoded by the coding sequence ATGAAAATTAACGAGAATGCACCACTAATTCCGCCAAATGCTGGAACAGCCAAAGCTGTGCCAGGCTCAAACTCAGCCGCCAATACCACCAACACAGCACTAAACCAAACCTCAACACCTGCTGTTGCTCGCCCAGCAGTCAATTTAGATATCGGACTTGCGGCCACCTTGGCTGAGGCCCAAAGCAGTACTAATGCCACTAATCAGGTGAGTGATGAGTTACTTATAAAAAAATTGCGCGATAAAGTTGCAAGCGGTCAATTTGAGATTGATTACAACAAAATCTCTCAATCAATGTTAAGTGACGTTGTGAGTGCAATTGGGCAAAAACAAAGTCGCCCTCAAAGCTAA
- a CDS encoding FliA/WhiG family RNA polymerase sigma factor yields the protein MKPSSYFASLDIDEAIRLHLPLVKRIAHQICSRLPPNVEVDDLIQEGLTGLLDALKRYEPQPNLAFEAYAKTRIRGAIYDSCRKNDILPRNQRDELVGIEKVTRQLEQSLGRHPSEKEIAQGANLSIEAYHGIITNMVHLMPLDDLSDDLMPSDTDESDPMRSVAMSQFAERIALILSGLPDNEKLVMALHYQEDLSYREIAQVMNITPGRISQIHTQGMIRIRAKLKAG from the coding sequence TTGAAGCCTTCTAGTTATTTTGCATCCCTTGATATTGATGAAGCGATTCGTCTGCATTTACCTTTGGTAAAGCGTATTGCTCATCAAATCTGCTCGCGCTTACCGCCCAATGTCGAAGTCGATGACCTGATCCAAGAGGGTCTAACCGGTTTATTAGATGCCCTTAAGCGCTATGAACCTCAACCAAATTTAGCTTTTGAAGCTTATGCTAAAACGCGGATTCGTGGGGCAATTTATGACTCTTGTCGAAAAAATGATATTTTGCCCCGCAATCAACGCGATGAACTGGTCGGCATCGAAAAGGTTACTCGCCAGTTAGAGCAAAGTTTGGGACGCCACCCTTCTGAGAAAGAAATTGCCCAAGGTGCTAATTTGAGCATTGAGGCATATCACGGCATCATTACTAATATGGTGCATTTAATGCCTCTAGATGATTTATCGGATGACCTGATGCCAAGCGATACCGATGAATCTGACCCGATGCGCTCAGTTGCGATGAGTCAATTTGCAGAGCGCATTGCCTTGATTCTCTCGGGCTTACCAGATAACGAAAAATTGGTCATGGCTTTGCATTATCAAGAAGATCTCTCCTATCGCGAAATTGCTCAAGTCATGAACATTACTCCTGGGCGCATCAGCCAAATCCATACTCAAGGCATGATCCGCATTCGGGCAAAACTCAAAGCTGGATAA